In Camelina sativa cultivar DH55 chromosome 16, Cs, whole genome shotgun sequence, a single window of DNA contains:
- the LOC104751677 gene encoding beta-1,3-galactosyltransferase 7 isoform X5, whose protein sequence is MKHKVSKRVISLKWVPFLCISFYALGAIFTSRSWEPSSDSGSQLISQHRRDHELQIVSDDCAHNIKKATQEKDVINEVLRTHEAIKSLDKSVSTLQMELSSTRSSQEKVDGSETTNSLTGANPRKKVFMVMGVNTAFSSRRRRDSVRETWMPQGEKLEKLGQDKGIVIKFMIGHSATSNSILDRAIDSEDAQHKDFLRLEHIEGYHELSAKTKIFFSTAVAKWDAEFYIKVDDDVHVNLGMLASTLARHRSKPRVYIGCMKSGPVLAQKTVKYHEPEYWKFGEDGNKYFRHATGQIYAISKDLAKYISVNQPILHKYANEDVSLGSWFIGLEVEHIDDRNFCCGTPPDCRWKAEAGDVCVASFEWSCSGICKSVERMKIVHEVCSEGEGAVWNTLL, encoded by the exons ATGAAGCACAAAGTCTCCAAGAGAGTAATATCTCTGAAATGGGTTCCGTTTCTCTGCATCTCTTTCTACGCTCTCGGAGCAATCTTCACCTCCAG gtcatGGGAGCCGTCTTCAGATTCCGGAAGTCAGCTAATCTCACAGCACCGTCGTGATCATGAACTTCAGATTGTGTCAGACGATTGTGCTCATAATATTAAA AAAGCTACACAAGAAAAAGATGTGATTAATGAAGTTTTGAGAACTCATGAGGCTATAAA GTCGTTGGATAAGTCAGTTTCTACGCTTCAGATGGAGTTGTCTTCTACAAGGAGCTCTCAAGAGAAGGTTGATGGCTCAGAAACAACCAATTCTTTAACGGGAGCAAACCCGAGGAAGAAAGTGTTCATGGTAATGGGAGTTAACACTGCATTTAGCAGTAGAAGACGGCGTGATTCTGTCAGAGAAACGTGGATGCCTCAAG GGGAGAAGCTTGAAAAATTGGGACAAGATAAAGGGATTGTAATCAAGTTCATGATTGGACACAG TGCGACGTCAAATAGTATATTGGATAGAGCTATTGATTCAGAAGATGCTCAACACAAAGACTTCCTTAGGCTG GAGCATATTGAAGGATATCACGAACTCTCAGCAAAAACCAAGATATTCTTTTCCACTGCAGTAGCGAAATGGGATGCGGAGTTCTATATcaaggttgatgatgatgttcatgTCAATCTCG GTATGCTGGCTTCCACACTTGCCCGTCACCGCTCAAAACCGAGGGTCTATATTGGGTGTATGAAATCAGGGCCTGTTCTTGCTCAAAA GACAGTGAAGTACCATGAGCCTGAGTATTGGAAATTTGGAGAGGACGGTAACAAATACTTTCGACATGCTACAGGACAGATCTATGCCATCTCGAAGGATCTTGCCAAATACATATCCGTCAACCA GCCAATATTGCATAAATACGCAAATGAAGATGTGTCTTTGGGGTCTTGGTTTATTGGCCTTGAGGTTGAACATATTGATGACCGCAACTTCTGTTGTGGGACTCCTCCAG ATTGTAGATGGAAGGCAGAGGCGGGCGATGTGTGTGTGGCCTCATTCGAATGGAGCTGCAGTGGGATCTGCAAGTCTGTAGAGAGAATGAAGATAGTCCACGAAGTGTGTAGTGAAGGAGAAGGAGCTGTTTGGAATACACTTCTCTAG
- the LOC104751677 gene encoding beta-1,3-galactosyltransferase 7 isoform X2, whose translation MKHKVSKRVISLKWVPFLCISFYALGAIFTSRSWEPSSDSGSQLISQHRRDHELQIVSDDCAHNIKKATQEKDVINEVLRTHEAIKSLDKSVSTLQMELSSTRSSQEKVDGSETTNSLTGANPRKKVFMVMGVNTAFSSRRRRDSVRETWMPQGEKLEKLGQDKGIVIKFMIGHSATSNSILDRAIDSEDAQHKDFLRLEHIEGYHELSAKTKIFFSTAVAKWDAEFYIKVDDDVHVNLGMLASTLARHRSKPRVYIGCMKSGPVLAQKTVKYHEPEYWKFGEDGNKYFRHATGQIYAISKDLAKYISVNQYVIQHPYHNEYFSFSTNHMFVLKSLNFRPILHKYANEDVSLGSWFIGLEVEHIDDRNFCCGTPPDCRWKAEAGDVCVASFEWSCSGICKSVERMKIVHEVCSEGEGAVWNTLL comes from the exons ATGAAGCACAAAGTCTCCAAGAGAGTAATATCTCTGAAATGGGTTCCGTTTCTCTGCATCTCTTTCTACGCTCTCGGAGCAATCTTCACCTCCAG gtcatGGGAGCCGTCTTCAGATTCCGGAAGTCAGCTAATCTCACAGCACCGTCGTGATCATGAACTTCAGATTGTGTCAGACGATTGTGCTCATAATATTAAA AAAGCTACACAAGAAAAAGATGTGATTAATGAAGTTTTGAGAACTCATGAGGCTATAAA GTCGTTGGATAAGTCAGTTTCTACGCTTCAGATGGAGTTGTCTTCTACAAGGAGCTCTCAAGAGAAGGTTGATGGCTCAGAAACAACCAATTCTTTAACGGGAGCAAACCCGAGGAAGAAAGTGTTCATGGTAATGGGAGTTAACACTGCATTTAGCAGTAGAAGACGGCGTGATTCTGTCAGAGAAACGTGGATGCCTCAAG GGGAGAAGCTTGAAAAATTGGGACAAGATAAAGGGATTGTAATCAAGTTCATGATTGGACACAG TGCGACGTCAAATAGTATATTGGATAGAGCTATTGATTCAGAAGATGCTCAACACAAAGACTTCCTTAGGCTG GAGCATATTGAAGGATATCACGAACTCTCAGCAAAAACCAAGATATTCTTTTCCACTGCAGTAGCGAAATGGGATGCGGAGTTCTATATcaaggttgatgatgatgttcatgTCAATCTCG GTATGCTGGCTTCCACACTTGCCCGTCACCGCTCAAAACCGAGGGTCTATATTGGGTGTATGAAATCAGGGCCTGTTCTTGCTCAAAA GACAGTGAAGTACCATGAGCCTGAGTATTGGAAATTTGGAGAGGACGGTAACAAATACTTTCGACATGCTACAGGACAGATCTATGCCATCTCGAAGGATCTTGCCAAATACATATCCGTCAACCAGTACGTAATTCAACATCCTTATCATAATGAGTATTTCAGCTTCAGTACCAATCATATGTTCGTTCTGAAAAGTTTGAACTTTAGGCCAATATTGCATAAATACGCAAATGAAGATGTGTCTTTGGGGTCTTGGTTTATTGGCCTTGAGGTTGAACATATTGATGACCGCAACTTCTGTTGTGGGACTCCTCCAG ATTGTAGATGGAAGGCAGAGGCGGGCGATGTGTGTGTGGCCTCATTCGAATGGAGCTGCAGTGGGATCTGCAAGTCTGTAGAGAGAATGAAGATAGTCCACGAAGTGTGTAGTGAAGGAGAAGGAGCTGTTTGGAATACACTTCTCTAG
- the LOC104751676 gene encoding uncharacterized protein LOC104751676, which translates to MGKIKKVNHSAHIATPYPSPCCKKEWAGSTCPVCLESPHNAVLLLCSSYHKGCRPYMCATSSRFANCLDQYRKSYGNETSGQPELLCPLCRGQVKGWTVVKDARMHFNSKRRTCMQDNCSFVGNFRKLKKHMKEKHPHACPRAIDPALETKWKRLERERDRRDVISTIMSSTPGAVVLGDYVIEPHNRAVYDEEDEEEDYSSDDSLSNGILDLDSSWQGQSHHIRFVDLESSDFASSSSSPASPSRSLRRLLFPRNQRGRQ; encoded by the coding sequence ATGGGGAAAATCAAGAAAGTGAATCACAGTGCTCACATTGCTACTCCTTATCCATCACCATGTTGCAAGAAAGAATGGGCTGGCTCAACTTGCCCTGTATGTTTGGAGTCTCCACACAATGCGGTTCTTCTCCTCTGTTCTTCCTACCACAAAGGATGCCGTCCTTACATGTGTGCAACTAGCAGCCGTTTTGCCAACTGCCTTGACCAATACAGGAAATCGTACGGTAACGAAACCTCAGGACAACCAGAGCTTCTGTGTCCACTGTGTAGAGGTCAAGTGAAAGGTTGGACTGTTGTGAAAGACGCTCGGATGCATTTCAACTCCAAGAGAAGGACCTGTATGCAGGATAACTGTTCGTTTGTAGGAAACTTCCGGAAGCTCAAGAAACATATGAAGGAAAAACACCCACATGCTTGCCCGAGAGCCATTGACCCAGCTCTAGAAACCAAATGGAAGAGGCTCGAGAGGGAAAGAGACAGAAGGGACGTGATAAGCACGATAATGTCGTCGACCCCTGGTGCTGTTGTGTTGGGAGATTATGTGATAGAGCCGCATAACCGAGCTGtctatgatgaagaagacgaagaagaagattacagCTCAGATGATTCTCTGAGCAACGGGATCTTGGATCTAGATTCATCATGGCAAGGACAAAGCCATCACATTCGGTTTGTGGATCTGGAATCAAGCGACTTTGCATCCTCTTCCAGCTCCCCTGCTTCTCCTAGCCGTTCCCTTCGCCGTTTGCTCTTTCCAAGGAACCAGAGAGGCAGGCAATAG
- the LOC104751677 gene encoding beta-1,3-galactosyltransferase 7 isoform X3 yields MKHKVSKRVISLKWVPFLCISFYALGAIFTSRSWEPSSDSGSQLISQHRRDHELQIVSDDCAHNIKKATQEKDVINEVLRTHEAIKVDRSLDKSVSTLQMELSSTRSSQEKVDGSETTNSLTGANPRKKVFMVMGVNTAFSSRRRRDSVRETWMPQGEKLEKLGQDKGIVIKFMIGHSATSNSILDRAIDSEDAQHKDFLRLEHIEGYHELSAKTKIFFSTAVAKWDAEFYIKVDDDVHVNLGMLASTLARHRSKPRVYIGCMKSGPVLAQKTVKYHEPEYWKFGEDGNKYFRHATGQIYAISKDLAKYISVNHLNFRPILHKYANEDVSLGSWFIGLEVEHIDDRNFCCGTPPDCRWKAEAGDVCVASFEWSCSGICKSVERMKIVHEVCSEGEGAVWNTLL; encoded by the exons ATGAAGCACAAAGTCTCCAAGAGAGTAATATCTCTGAAATGGGTTCCGTTTCTCTGCATCTCTTTCTACGCTCTCGGAGCAATCTTCACCTCCAG gtcatGGGAGCCGTCTTCAGATTCCGGAAGTCAGCTAATCTCACAGCACCGTCGTGATCATGAACTTCAGATTGTGTCAGACGATTGTGCTCATAATATTAAA AAAGCTACACAAGAAAAAGATGTGATTAATGAAGTTTTGAGAACTCATGAGGCTATAAA GGTTGACAGGTCGTTGGATAAGTCAGTTTCTACGCTTCAGATGGAGTTGTCTTCTACAAGGAGCTCTCAAGAGAAGGTTGATGGCTCAGAAACAACCAATTCTTTAACGGGAGCAAACCCGAGGAAGAAAGTGTTCATGGTAATGGGAGTTAACACTGCATTTAGCAGTAGAAGACGGCGTGATTCTGTCAGAGAAACGTGGATGCCTCAAG GGGAGAAGCTTGAAAAATTGGGACAAGATAAAGGGATTGTAATCAAGTTCATGATTGGACACAG TGCGACGTCAAATAGTATATTGGATAGAGCTATTGATTCAGAAGATGCTCAACACAAAGACTTCCTTAGGCTG GAGCATATTGAAGGATATCACGAACTCTCAGCAAAAACCAAGATATTCTTTTCCACTGCAGTAGCGAAATGGGATGCGGAGTTCTATATcaaggttgatgatgatgttcatgTCAATCTCG GTATGCTGGCTTCCACACTTGCCCGTCACCGCTCAAAACCGAGGGTCTATATTGGGTGTATGAAATCAGGGCCTGTTCTTGCTCAAAA GACAGTGAAGTACCATGAGCCTGAGTATTGGAAATTTGGAGAGGACGGTAACAAATACTTTCGACATGCTACAGGACAGATCTATGCCATCTCGAAGGATCTTGCCAAATACATATCCGTCAACCA TTTGAACTTTAGGCCAATATTGCATAAATACGCAAATGAAGATGTGTCTTTGGGGTCTTGGTTTATTGGCCTTGAGGTTGAACATATTGATGACCGCAACTTCTGTTGTGGGACTCCTCCAG ATTGTAGATGGAAGGCAGAGGCGGGCGATGTGTGTGTGGCCTCATTCGAATGGAGCTGCAGTGGGATCTGCAAGTCTGTAGAGAGAATGAAGATAGTCCACGAAGTGTGTAGTGAAGGAGAAGGAGCTGTTTGGAATACACTTCTCTAG
- the LOC104751677 gene encoding beta-1,3-galactosyltransferase 7 isoform X4 — protein MKHKVSKRVISLKWVPFLCISFYALGAIFTSRSWEPSSDSGSQLISQHRRDHELQIVSDDCAHNIKKATQEKDVINEVLRTHEAIKVDRSLDKSVSTLQMELSSTRSSQEKVDGSETTNSLTGANPRKKVFMVMGVNTAFSSRRRRDSVRETWMPQGEKLEKLGQDKGIVIKFMIGHSATSNSILDRAIDSEDAQHKDFLRLEHIEGYHELSAKTKIFFSTAVAKWDAEFYIKVDDDVHVNLGMLASTLARHRSKPRVYIGCMKSGPVLAQKTVKYHEPEYWKFGEDGNKYFRHATGQIYAISKDLAKYISVNQPILHKYANEDVSLGSWFIGLEVEHIDDRNFCCGTPPDCRWKAEAGDVCVASFEWSCSGICKSVERMKIVHEVCSEGEGAVWNTLL, from the exons ATGAAGCACAAAGTCTCCAAGAGAGTAATATCTCTGAAATGGGTTCCGTTTCTCTGCATCTCTTTCTACGCTCTCGGAGCAATCTTCACCTCCAG gtcatGGGAGCCGTCTTCAGATTCCGGAAGTCAGCTAATCTCACAGCACCGTCGTGATCATGAACTTCAGATTGTGTCAGACGATTGTGCTCATAATATTAAA AAAGCTACACAAGAAAAAGATGTGATTAATGAAGTTTTGAGAACTCATGAGGCTATAAA GGTTGACAGGTCGTTGGATAAGTCAGTTTCTACGCTTCAGATGGAGTTGTCTTCTACAAGGAGCTCTCAAGAGAAGGTTGATGGCTCAGAAACAACCAATTCTTTAACGGGAGCAAACCCGAGGAAGAAAGTGTTCATGGTAATGGGAGTTAACACTGCATTTAGCAGTAGAAGACGGCGTGATTCTGTCAGAGAAACGTGGATGCCTCAAG GGGAGAAGCTTGAAAAATTGGGACAAGATAAAGGGATTGTAATCAAGTTCATGATTGGACACAG TGCGACGTCAAATAGTATATTGGATAGAGCTATTGATTCAGAAGATGCTCAACACAAAGACTTCCTTAGGCTG GAGCATATTGAAGGATATCACGAACTCTCAGCAAAAACCAAGATATTCTTTTCCACTGCAGTAGCGAAATGGGATGCGGAGTTCTATATcaaggttgatgatgatgttcatgTCAATCTCG GTATGCTGGCTTCCACACTTGCCCGTCACCGCTCAAAACCGAGGGTCTATATTGGGTGTATGAAATCAGGGCCTGTTCTTGCTCAAAA GACAGTGAAGTACCATGAGCCTGAGTATTGGAAATTTGGAGAGGACGGTAACAAATACTTTCGACATGCTACAGGACAGATCTATGCCATCTCGAAGGATCTTGCCAAATACATATCCGTCAACCA GCCAATATTGCATAAATACGCAAATGAAGATGTGTCTTTGGGGTCTTGGTTTATTGGCCTTGAGGTTGAACATATTGATGACCGCAACTTCTGTTGTGGGACTCCTCCAG ATTGTAGATGGAAGGCAGAGGCGGGCGATGTGTGTGTGGCCTCATTCGAATGGAGCTGCAGTGGGATCTGCAAGTCTGTAGAGAGAATGAAGATAGTCCACGAAGTGTGTAGTGAAGGAGAAGGAGCTGTTTGGAATACACTTCTCTAG
- the LOC104753898 gene encoding putative glucan endo-1,3-beta-glucosidase GVI: MDSKPTGLAVAIFLLLSIQILYPAGVAGDITGVCYGRNGNNLPTPSDTVALYKTNNIDAIRMYEPFADMLEALRGSGLSVMFGPRNEEIQSLAQNPAAATNFVSTWITPYINDVSIKWITIGNEVFPGDIAPFVPAAIRNVNAALTSSGITGISVTTVLAMTALANTYPPSAATFLPDLTEIMTEISSILSQTNSPLMANVYPYFAYASDTNDISLDYASFKSQTPIVIDGDLQYSNMFAAMVDGFNAALEKINAGNVVVMVAETGWPTEGNEPHTSVDNAKAYNTGIMTCGGSARMRTPRRPYTPVDVFLFAMFRENQKDGPVEQSFGIFSPDMTPVYDIFCHY; the protein is encoded by the exons ATGGATTCCAAACCAACCGGTTTAGCTGTTGCTATCTTTTTACTCCTCTCCATCCAAATCCTTTACCCAGCTG GTGTCGCAGGGGACATAACCGGAGTATGTTACGGCCGAAACGGCAACAACCTCCCGACGCCGTCAGATACGGTAGCTTTATACAAGACCAACAACATAGACGCAATCCGTATGTACGAGCCATTCGCCGACATGCTTGAAGCCCTCCGTGGCTCAGGTCTCTCGGTCATGTTTGGTCCACGAAACGAAGAAATCCAGTCCCTAGCACAAAACCCAGCAGCCGCAACTAACTTCGTCTCCACCTGGATCACACCGTACATAAACGACGTCTCCATCAAATGGATCACGATCGGCAACGAAGTCTTCCCAGGAGACATCGCTCCATTCGTACCCGCCGCTATCAGAAACGTAAACGCCGCGCTTACGAGTTCCGGCATCACGGGAATCTCCGTCACGACGGTTTTAGCGATGACCGCTTTGGCCAATACATATCCACCGTCAGCCGCAACGTTCCTCCCTGACCTAACCGAGATCATGACTGAGATCTCATCGATACTCTCTCAGACGAACTCGCCGCTCATGGCCAACGTGTACCCTTACTTCGCATACGCGTCGGATACAAACGACATCTCGCTAGACTACGCGAGTTTCAAGTCCCAAACACCTATAGTGATCGACGGTGATTTGCAGTACAGCAACATGTTCGCAGCAATGGTCGACGGATTCAACGCGGCGTTGGAGAAGATTAACGCTGGAAacgtggtggtgatggtggcgGAAACTGGGTGGCCGACGGAGGGAAATGAACCACACACGAGCGTTGATAACGCCAAGGCCTATAATACGGGGATTATGACATGTGGGGGATCTGCGCGGATGAGGACGCCTCGCCGCCCTTATACGCCGGTGGACGTGTTTTTGTTTGCAATGTTCAGGGAGAATCAGAAGGATGGTCCGGTGGAGCAGAGCTTCGGAATCTTCTCACCTGATATGACTCCAGTTTACGACATCTTTTGTCATTAttag
- the LOC104751675 gene encoding uncharacterized protein LOC104751675 has product MQMGHANPRVMYGVIITVYVDRQTTTVPSFQGRRKKDEGERREIRKTRGYDRRANLLTHIQQLRMGILAGDSKRGDGESDNKPERPNPKKKKRRWIRKMFRKFRLPFRRKNRTWRYRQFDPDEEEGEPRSKTNHNSDLWNKLKHAIGGLSRGCLRGRRDS; this is encoded by the exons ATGCAAATGGGACATGCAAATCCCAGGGTTATGTACGGTGTGATCATCACCGTGTACGTTGATCGTCAAACGACGACCGTCCCGTCGTTTCAAGGGAGACGTAAGAAAGATGAAGGGGAGAGGCGTGAGATCAGAAAGACACGTGGATACGATCGGAGAGCGAATCTGTTAACGCATATTCAGCAGTTGAGAATGGGGATTCTTGCCGGTGATTCGAAACGCGGCGACGGAGAGAGTGACAACAAGCCTGAACGGCCGAACCCGAAG aagaagaaaagaaggtGGATAAGAAAAATGTTTAGGAAGTTCCGGTTACCATTTCGCCGGAAAAATAGGACGTGGAGATACCGCCAGTTCGatccagatgaagaagaaggagaaccgAGGAGCAAAACTAATCACAATTCAGATCTTTGG AATAAACTTAAACATGCGATTGGAGGCTTATCACGCGGATGCTTACGAGGTAGAAGAGACTCCTGA
- the LOC104751677 gene encoding beta-1,3-galactosyltransferase 7 isoform X1, whose protein sequence is MKHKVSKRVISLKWVPFLCISFYALGAIFTSRSWEPSSDSGSQLISQHRRDHELQIVSDDCAHNIKKATQEKDVINEVLRTHEAIKVDRSLDKSVSTLQMELSSTRSSQEKVDGSETTNSLTGANPRKKVFMVMGVNTAFSSRRRRDSVRETWMPQGEKLEKLGQDKGIVIKFMIGHSATSNSILDRAIDSEDAQHKDFLRLEHIEGYHELSAKTKIFFSTAVAKWDAEFYIKVDDDVHVNLGMLASTLARHRSKPRVYIGCMKSGPVLAQKTVKYHEPEYWKFGEDGNKYFRHATGQIYAISKDLAKYISVNQYVIQHPYHNEYFSFSTNHMFVLKSLNFRPILHKYANEDVSLGSWFIGLEVEHIDDRNFCCGTPPDCRWKAEAGDVCVASFEWSCSGICKSVERMKIVHEVCSEGEGAVWNTLL, encoded by the exons ATGAAGCACAAAGTCTCCAAGAGAGTAATATCTCTGAAATGGGTTCCGTTTCTCTGCATCTCTTTCTACGCTCTCGGAGCAATCTTCACCTCCAG gtcatGGGAGCCGTCTTCAGATTCCGGAAGTCAGCTAATCTCACAGCACCGTCGTGATCATGAACTTCAGATTGTGTCAGACGATTGTGCTCATAATATTAAA AAAGCTACACAAGAAAAAGATGTGATTAATGAAGTTTTGAGAACTCATGAGGCTATAAA GGTTGACAGGTCGTTGGATAAGTCAGTTTCTACGCTTCAGATGGAGTTGTCTTCTACAAGGAGCTCTCAAGAGAAGGTTGATGGCTCAGAAACAACCAATTCTTTAACGGGAGCAAACCCGAGGAAGAAAGTGTTCATGGTAATGGGAGTTAACACTGCATTTAGCAGTAGAAGACGGCGTGATTCTGTCAGAGAAACGTGGATGCCTCAAG GGGAGAAGCTTGAAAAATTGGGACAAGATAAAGGGATTGTAATCAAGTTCATGATTGGACACAG TGCGACGTCAAATAGTATATTGGATAGAGCTATTGATTCAGAAGATGCTCAACACAAAGACTTCCTTAGGCTG GAGCATATTGAAGGATATCACGAACTCTCAGCAAAAACCAAGATATTCTTTTCCACTGCAGTAGCGAAATGGGATGCGGAGTTCTATATcaaggttgatgatgatgttcatgTCAATCTCG GTATGCTGGCTTCCACACTTGCCCGTCACCGCTCAAAACCGAGGGTCTATATTGGGTGTATGAAATCAGGGCCTGTTCTTGCTCAAAA GACAGTGAAGTACCATGAGCCTGAGTATTGGAAATTTGGAGAGGACGGTAACAAATACTTTCGACATGCTACAGGACAGATCTATGCCATCTCGAAGGATCTTGCCAAATACATATCCGTCAACCAGTACGTAATTCAACATCCTTATCATAATGAGTATTTCAGCTTCAGTACCAATCATATGTTCGTTCTGAAAAGTTTGAACTTTAGGCCAATATTGCATAAATACGCAAATGAAGATGTGTCTTTGGGGTCTTGGTTTATTGGCCTTGAGGTTGAACATATTGATGACCGCAACTTCTGTTGTGGGACTCCTCCAG ATTGTAGATGGAAGGCAGAGGCGGGCGATGTGTGTGTGGCCTCATTCGAATGGAGCTGCAGTGGGATCTGCAAGTCTGTAGAGAGAATGAAGATAGTCCACGAAGTGTGTAGTGAAGGAGAAGGAGCTGTTTGGAATACACTTCTCTAG